In Blastopirellula sp. J2-11, a single genomic region encodes these proteins:
- a CDS encoding porin: protein MPHYPIWRFFMLAGALTFGTACYAQDLDVEPVVLSPSFEVSPVAFEDVEIQPISLSDSSTQAEVYCDPCCNYDVGSCRDCCAGGGLAGGGWFYDGWISQGYTANFDHPANNFNTPMTFNDRADEYQMNQLYLAMGKKVEEESCWSLGGRVDLLYGSDYFFTMARGLETRQDGTRHWNGDGPRAAGEAALYGLALPQMYGEVYAPIGNGLKVKFGHFYTIIGYESVMAPQNFFYSHAYTMQYGEPFTHTGVLASYTAGDHLTLHGGVTNGWDNFDNPNGQLSALMGFQYANDISSLSYSFINGKEDIDGLNNRFLQSLVYTRKLGSRWTYVFQSDFGLEENGKLDANFESDTAFWYGVNQYLFLKYTETVDLGVRLEWFRDEDNARVIAVPIEAFSTGGNYYEVSLGANWRPYDFVNVRPELRYDSSNVNLLGAQGPYNDFMDKQMWTASFDVIFKF from the coding sequence ATGCCGCACTACCCAATATGGCGATTTTTCATGCTGGCCGGCGCGTTAACGTTTGGAACTGCGTGTTATGCGCAAGACCTCGACGTTGAACCGGTCGTTTTGAGCCCCTCTTTTGAGGTGTCGCCGGTTGCGTTTGAAGACGTAGAAATCCAGCCGATCTCGTTATCCGACTCGTCCACCCAGGCCGAGGTCTATTGTGACCCGTGCTGCAACTATGACGTCGGGTCTTGCCGCGATTGCTGCGCAGGGGGCGGTCTAGCTGGCGGCGGCTGGTTTTATGACGGTTGGATTTCGCAGGGCTATACCGCCAACTTTGATCATCCGGCGAACAATTTCAATACGCCGATGACTTTCAACGATCGTGCTGATGAATACCAGATGAACCAGCTTTATCTGGCCATGGGTAAGAAAGTGGAAGAGGAGAGTTGCTGGTCGTTGGGAGGACGTGTCGACCTGCTGTATGGTTCCGACTATTTCTTCACGATGGCTCGAGGTCTCGAAACGCGTCAAGACGGCACGCGGCACTGGAACGGCGACGGTCCGCGAGCCGCTGGCGAAGCTGCGTTGTATGGCCTGGCGCTGCCGCAGATGTATGGGGAAGTCTATGCTCCGATCGGCAATGGTCTCAAAGTGAAGTTCGGTCACTTTTACACGATCATCGGATACGAGTCGGTGATGGCGCCTCAGAACTTCTTTTACTCTCACGCTTACACGATGCAATATGGCGAGCCGTTTACCCATACCGGCGTTCTGGCGAGCTACACCGCTGGCGACCATCTCACGCTGCATGGCGGCGTGACGAATGGCTGGGATAACTTCGACAATCCCAACGGTCAGCTGTCGGCGTTGATGGGCTTTCAGTACGCGAATGACATCTCCTCACTCTCTTATTCGTTTATCAACGGAAAAGAGGATATCGATGGCCTGAACAACCGATTCCTCCAATCTCTGGTCTATACCCGCAAGCTGGGGAGTCGATGGACGTATGTCTTCCAGAGTGACTTTGGTTTGGAAGAGAACGGCAAGCTGGATGCGAACTTTGAGTCGGACACCGCGTTCTGGTACGGAGTCAATCAGTATCTGTTTTTGAAGTACACCGAAACGGTCGACTTGGGCGTGCGGCTCGAATGGTTCCGCGACGAGGACAACGCACGGGTCATCGCGGTGCCGATCGAAGCGTTTTCAACGGGAGGCAACTACTACGAGGTGTCGCTCGGCGCCAACTGGCGGCCTTACGACTTTGTCAATGTTCGACCGGAGCTGCGTTACGATTCGTCGAATGTTAATCTGCTGGGCGCCCAGGGCCCGTACAATGACTTTATGGACAAGCAGATGTGGACAGCTTCGTTTGACGTGATTTTCAAGTTCTAG
- a CDS encoding cadherin domain-containing protein → MKNTDWTRENNRKLRKHGRARRRLGQRKLASEQLELRELLALTTIDLVTDLTIAEGTHRDITLDHLSGPSSVLVGLKIKGTSGNFDPGVPLIHVKDNPSQTIPLVGAMANVNGTTDSLVFFQMGTSTLTIEVGGSGGGDFQAEIFLFGDSNGDGAITEAEYMKASAAQMQGAGTGNANTAMYYKSVWGIDFNQSQYDYEFDLNQNGRVEANELNWVSTNRSASGVQLDLIGDIDPPSITVGLVNDSTADGVPGGMTDGITNVIPATNTEVVIEGTVTDFSNITSVIISGSDDSVNVFNQTIAESNTADVRNITFGLSLDDLQTLFGEDVTDGSAYTLKINAVDDLGNTYGDPIEFTFQFDTTLPGAPTPDLLSISDSGDSDTDNLTNASSLSIEVTTEAGSVVELFVDGASVGTLYDSTNSGKVTFTLSDTFSADDLYKITAKSYDAAGNPSVTSGELAITIDRTTAEPIFTLTNKSDDVGAADFRTEEDNADFSITIEAGATVSIGGVDVTDSDLDGVVTFDDVSLTLGNNSITAMVTDLAGNTNSKTITVVSNHTPEIDGTSLDGVTNLFETTSENMNSGTVLDQKIVLEPSSADMDETLSYSAFNVQARDLNDDPVTLNNVVIVVENTPTGATVTISDPDGELDYELGIRKVTFDVQTMDNLGDGHGGAGLTSEVQSFSVDLNPLNETPVIADGPFSFSINEDDTDAFTPVAPLAGSVTDPEVDDANQTQSLIYSLSGASASLFTINSATGAIGINTGSTFDFETTKSYELTVTVSDGTKSTMTTVTVSVADVNEDPVFDNDPFVFGFDEDKTSGVVGSVTATDPDAADDTPTATNPENATLTYSFTGTLDSRFAIDSATGEISIVADSQFDYETEPTISLEVMVEDAGAPVKSHTATVTINIADINEAPEFGEDSYSGQIDENTSPGTVVVLGTAITATDEDTPAQTLTYSFATDGDGGGKFAIDPTTGAISLAAGQTLDHETTPSYMLEVVVTDNGSPAESSSVMVEVTVNNVNEAPVLNETIYTISELSLMVGDPDIGIVVDYTDVDMGDVVTFTSNGAGTGDGVFELQADGSITFIGDTLPDPDTFEDYTLQIKGTDIEGLSFEETITIRVTANLPPTVDEDTFSVPENLANDEVAFTLTFSDAEMDGIQSAVLQSDAGGAFKLGALSGNSIDVIVNDTTQLDFETNTPLTFTIRVTDNVGSFEDYEITVNLTDQNDAPDFVDSTTFNLDEFVAKIPPTASTPAENAVVLDLVTAFSDQDGDTLTYNVVDATGAFGLDMSGKNLIIVDPSLLDTDAVDAVTEYTVTVEASDGMGGMASQDITITIDPVNELPLPLDEMDEPIAADGGGVVHLGNITLSFADLEALNDGEAVPGLENIYSILNFGPEGALSDPEGDTLEFLQLTGSAEFTIAANGDITITDTDFLNSLGDEEVFTLSFSYTDNNAESLTSADLGATSIEFTITIVKNADPVISDVSETDVEIAENSDPDSPTIPVLTFNVIDPDDGDMITSVTASAPGIADGIFKVVNVSGSQYQLVVDSSANLDYEAIYNSVIASDTFTVTITANDSKGGSSSTTVDVTVTDVNEAPTMEEDEFHLTIPENSVGGTEAIGQVIATDPDAADAGNMEPTNGADFASLVYTLSGGDSDKFNIDSNGVITVKDDVELDFENDSKNSFQFNVQVSDLNGEMGALLSGVSTVYITVTDANDDPEWTGEAAVDLIVDESQLLPEQNVTIMIPNGGDTIERDGYELRFALSEIVDSMGNPIFTDADPGDSLELVIDSFPAYANNDSFYSYSIDGDELVVRILHYLPSQSRAPKTLTIHVMDDSGAVSQTADLTLRFKVENIIDVQIRAVKELSDMDGTGENENVTKEMLQESDASLLLASADIDSTFYYEIWISTNYGVNDAAPGRVYFDGASLINLNLQFNEDYLDVLTNTYQQIDGTFVTGFGPSFTSQGSTGYAVGLFGFLTDLSREAEDDELPTVTGNGAFLFPEVASGDYLRFASIGFKLNNPLPMENFNGELISLYYGDTVATGVEGNGELKFLLDPTGFTGDGSPVILEDTEISQNSVVNYNQISDASTQMEVITDFLVFELNNSTIGLNLADSNISNAAMFALQGVDSNTASLSGNLYVQVLSADDMGAQFRIVAADILVSSPNSYLPGTPAEDNPTDAALGNFGLNAFDTDIAIREISFVLSEPITLDITGDIYDTNNLSVFDTSDLDLVLSSGTVETVADGKIPGTHTTSDDQLIPLTGADLDPHGAESGSVSATNVGSDSDFSNDDITITFSLDRMLANQTFTDGGLDSLVLQLFADMTITASHNNSPALMGTVSANGGQPLEAGSGVFLSVVDAPTALDASGQIAALPVSETWLSEWDGFWVEIWANTADAAGIQAGAVDLKYNTDLFTATRIEYASKFDQNRSGMINDHAGQITNVGSGTVSSDLGKDGFVLLGRVQFQSLAGDGLSVEDGLQFGPAELGLEITRGELELSEVGLVRASTDANPNIDVWAVPYDLDDDGVISMIDLSQFIRRIGTSSIAVEDAISAATDFNNDGYTSLVDLSDLIRNLGISKANASSIKYPSSFTQLWVGAGLVTNGPDTIESIFTAANNAWAEALGLDKPLDVRLEVTNLGGAQLGEAKLVGLNTEGLPVRGVLTIDDDGAGFGWSTDLENGPGGDQYDLYTVMLHELGHLYGFMPQYSAFGEHVTDFEGTTLFVGDMYAVELDSRGEHLDVDTYASDVMSPYLAPGIRKEISALDTQMILTAYSSADSSTTIASHGAALTEQSAVEQPVNIVSPVSETSTVDVNVIPTATSFVLGDNVANLADVSGRTGVPVVMPETTRRTLEQSGIAFKTLSNYSAAEFDNVSEAMTEVETYFDDSTLIESTISDIDSDADDSNDGDSIDDLFAEWDEIEMA, encoded by the coding sequence ATGAAAAACACAGATTGGACTCGTGAAAATAATCGCAAGCTTCGCAAACATGGACGAGCTCGTCGTCGCCTGGGACAACGAAAGTTGGCCAGCGAACAACTTGAGCTTCGCGAACTGCTTGCGTTAACGACCATCGATTTGGTGACCGATCTCACCATTGCAGAAGGGACGCACCGAGATATTACGCTCGACCATCTCTCTGGCCCCTCGTCGGTTCTGGTCGGTCTGAAGATCAAAGGGACCAGCGGCAACTTTGATCCAGGCGTTCCGTTGATCCATGTGAAGGACAATCCTTCGCAGACCATTCCGCTGGTTGGCGCGATGGCCAACGTCAACGGCACCACCGACAGCTTGGTCTTCTTCCAGATGGGAACCTCCACGCTGACGATCGAAGTCGGCGGTAGCGGCGGTGGTGATTTCCAGGCCGAAATCTTCCTGTTCGGCGACTCCAACGGTGACGGAGCGATCACCGAAGCTGAATACATGAAGGCAAGCGCCGCTCAGATGCAAGGCGCCGGCACCGGCAATGCGAACACCGCGATGTACTACAAGTCGGTCTGGGGAATCGATTTTAACCAATCGCAATACGACTACGAATTTGACCTGAATCAAAATGGCCGGGTCGAAGCGAACGAACTCAATTGGGTATCAACCAACCGATCGGCGAGCGGCGTCCAGCTCGATCTGATCGGCGACATCGACCCGCCCTCGATTACGGTCGGGCTGGTTAATGACTCGACTGCCGACGGCGTCCCCGGCGGCATGACCGATGGCATCACGAATGTGATCCCGGCCACCAACACTGAAGTGGTCATTGAAGGTACGGTAACCGACTTCAGCAACATCACGTCGGTTATCATCTCCGGCTCCGATGATTCAGTGAATGTCTTTAACCAAACTATCGCCGAATCGAACACCGCTGATGTTCGCAATATCACCTTTGGCCTCAGCCTTGACGATCTGCAGACGCTGTTCGGGGAAGACGTCACCGACGGGTCCGCTTATACGTTAAAAATTAACGCCGTCGATGACCTGGGCAACACCTACGGCGACCCGATCGAATTTACCTTCCAATTTGATACGACCCTTCCTGGAGCGCCAACTCCTGATCTGCTGAGCATCAGCGACAGCGGCGATTCGGATACCGATAATTTGACGAACGCGTCGTCGCTCAGCATTGAAGTGACGACGGAAGCTGGCTCCGTTGTCGAATTGTTTGTCGATGGCGCGTCAGTCGGCACGCTCTACGATTCAACCAATTCAGGCAAGGTCACCTTCACGCTGTCAGACACGTTCTCAGCGGACGACCTCTATAAAATTACCGCGAAAAGCTACGATGCGGCAGGCAATCCTAGCGTGACGAGCGGCGAGTTGGCCATCACCATCGATCGCACGACCGCCGAGCCGATCTTCACGCTGACCAACAAATCGGACGACGTAGGCGCCGCAGATTTCCGTACCGAGGAAGACAACGCGGACTTCTCGATCACTATTGAAGCAGGAGCTACCGTCTCAATCGGCGGAGTCGACGTGACCGATAGTGATCTGGATGGAGTCGTCACCTTTGATGACGTTTCGTTGACGCTGGGCAACAACTCCATTACCGCAATGGTCACCGACCTCGCCGGCAACACCAACTCCAAGACGATCACGGTCGTTAGCAATCATACGCCGGAGATTGATGGAACGAGCCTGGACGGCGTCACAAACTTGTTTGAAACGACGTCCGAAAATATGAACTCCGGCACGGTTCTCGATCAGAAGATCGTTCTGGAGCCGTCCAGCGCTGATATGGACGAGACCCTCTCCTATTCTGCCTTCAATGTCCAAGCGCGGGATCTCAACGACGATCCGGTCACGCTGAATAACGTTGTTATTGTTGTCGAAAACACGCCTACCGGCGCCACGGTGACCATCTCTGATCCCGATGGTGAACTGGACTACGAACTAGGCATTCGCAAGGTAACATTTGATGTCCAGACAATGGACAATCTCGGGGATGGACATGGCGGCGCTGGTCTGACTTCTGAAGTTCAATCCTTCTCGGTGGACCTCAATCCGCTCAATGAGACGCCGGTAATCGCCGACGGACCATTTAGCTTCTCGATCAATGAAGATGACACCGATGCGTTCACGCCGGTTGCTCCCCTCGCAGGCAGCGTAACCGATCCAGAAGTGGATGACGCCAATCAGACTCAATCTTTGATCTATTCGCTCTCGGGCGCATCGGCTTCGCTGTTCACCATCAATTCGGCGACTGGCGCGATTGGAATCAACACCGGATCGACATTCGACTTTGAAACGACCAAGTCGTATGAATTGACGGTTACCGTATCGGACGGAACCAAGTCTACAATGACGACCGTCACGGTGAGCGTCGCGGACGTCAACGAAGACCCCGTCTTCGACAACGATCCGTTCGTCTTTGGATTCGATGAAGACAAGACCTCCGGCGTTGTCGGTTCGGTCACCGCAACGGATCCCGATGCTGCGGATGACACGCCGACTGCGACCAATCCCGAGAATGCGACGCTGACTTACAGCTTCACCGGAACCCTCGATTCGCGCTTTGCGATCGACAGCGCCACCGGCGAAATCTCGATCGTCGCCGACTCTCAATTCGACTACGAAACCGAGCCGACGATTTCTCTGGAAGTGATGGTTGAGGACGCAGGCGCCCCTGTCAAAAGCCATACCGCGACCGTGACGATCAACATCGCCGACATCAACGAAGCGCCTGAGTTTGGCGAGGACTCCTACAGCGGTCAAATTGATGAAAATACCAGTCCAGGAACGGTGGTCGTTCTCGGAACAGCGATCACGGCGACCGACGAAGATACTCCGGCTCAAACGCTAACGTATAGCTTTGCGACCGACGGCGATGGAGGCGGCAAATTTGCGATAGACCCAACCACCGGCGCCATCTCGCTCGCTGCAGGTCAAACGCTCGATCATGAGACGACCCCCAGCTATATGTTAGAAGTCGTCGTCACCGACAACGGCTCACCGGCGGAAAGTTCCTCGGTCATGGTCGAGGTCACGGTCAATAACGTGAACGAAGCCCCGGTTCTGAATGAAACGATCTATACGATTTCCGAACTTTCGCTAATGGTCGGCGACCCGGACATCGGCATCGTCGTCGATTATACGGATGTCGACATGGGCGATGTCGTCACATTTACGTCGAACGGCGCCGGCACCGGCGACGGCGTCTTTGAATTGCAAGCCGATGGCAGCATCACCTTCATTGGCGACACGCTGCCCGATCCCGATACCTTCGAGGACTATACGCTACAAATCAAAGGGACTGATATCGAGGGATTGTCCTTTGAGGAGACGATCACGATTCGCGTGACGGCTAACTTGCCGCCTACCGTCGACGAAGACACGTTCAGCGTTCCAGAGAATCTGGCCAACGACGAAGTCGCCTTCACGCTCACTTTCTCCGACGCAGAAATGGACGGCATCCAATCAGCTGTCCTGCAATCCGATGCAGGGGGAGCATTCAAGCTGGGCGCCCTTTCTGGCAATAGTATCGACGTCATCGTCAACGATACAACGCAGTTGGACTTCGAGACCAACACGCCGCTGACGTTCACCATCCGCGTCACCGATAATGTCGGCAGCTTTGAAGATTACGAAATCACCGTCAACTTGACCGACCAAAATGACGCGCCTGACTTTGTCGACTCAACAACTTTCAATCTCGATGAGTTCGTCGCCAAGATCCCGCCAACAGCGAGCACGCCCGCAGAAAACGCAGTGGTGCTGGACCTGGTTACCGCATTCAGCGATCAAGATGGCGACACGCTGACCTATAACGTTGTCGATGCGACCGGCGCGTTCGGTCTCGACATGAGCGGCAAAAATCTGATCATTGTCGATCCGAGCCTGCTCGACACGGATGCAGTGGACGCGGTGACGGAATACACGGTTACCGTCGAAGCGTCGGACGGTATGGGAGGAATGGCCTCGCAGGATATCACCATCACCATTGATCCCGTCAACGAGTTGCCTCTGCCGCTCGACGAAATGGACGAACCGATCGCGGCCGACGGCGGCGGCGTTGTTCACCTGGGCAACATTACGCTCAGCTTTGCTGACTTAGAGGCCCTCAATGACGGCGAAGCGGTTCCCGGCCTTGAAAACATCTACTCGATCTTGAATTTCGGCCCGGAAGGCGCCCTGTCGGATCCGGAAGGCGACACGCTGGAATTCCTCCAATTGACGGGCAGCGCCGAATTCACGATCGCTGCCAACGGCGACATCACGATCACTGACACCGACTTCTTGAATTCACTAGGCGATGAAGAGGTATTTACGCTCTCGTTCAGCTACACCGACAATAACGCCGAATCGTTGACGTCCGCGGATCTGGGCGCGACTTCGATTGAGTTCACGATCACGATCGTCAAGAACGCGGATCCCGTCATCTCAGACGTTTCCGAGACCGATGTGGAAATCGCCGAAAACTCGGATCCCGATTCCCCCACGATTCCGGTTTTGACGTTCAACGTGATCGATCCCGACGATGGCGACATGATCACTTCGGTCACCGCGTCGGCGCCGGGGATTGCTGATGGAATTTTCAAGGTCGTCAACGTCTCAGGATCGCAATACCAACTGGTCGTCGACAGTTCGGCCAATCTCGATTACGAAGCGATCTACAACTCGGTGATCGCATCCGACACGTTTACGGTGACGATCACCGCGAACGATAGCAAAGGAGGCAGCAGTTCGACGACGGTCGACGTAACGGTGACGGATGTCAACGAAGCGCCGACGATGGAAGAAGATGAGTTTCATCTGACCATTCCCGAAAACTCGGTCGGCGGAACCGAGGCGATTGGACAGGTCATCGCGACCGATCCTGATGCCGCGGATGCCGGTAACATGGAGCCGACGAACGGCGCCGACTTCGCGTCGCTCGTCTACACGCTGAGCGGCGGCGACTCGGATAAATTCAATATCGACAGCAACGGCGTCATCACCGTGAAGGATGACGTCGAGCTGGACTTCGAAAACGACTCCAAGAACTCTTTCCAATTCAACGTCCAGGTCTCCGACTTGAACGGCGAGATGGGAGCACTCCTCAGCGGCGTCTCGACGGTCTACATCACGGTGACCGACGCCAACGATGATCCCGAATGGACCGGTGAAGCGGCGGTAGACCTCATCGTAGACGAATCGCAGCTCCTGCCAGAGCAAAATGTCACGATCATGATCCCCAACGGGGGAGATACGATCGAACGCGACGGATATGAACTCCGCTTTGCGTTAAGTGAAATTGTGGATTCAATGGGCAATCCGATTTTCACCGACGCAGACCCGGGCGACTCGCTGGAACTCGTTATCGACTCGTTCCCGGCTTACGCCAATAACGATTCCTTCTATAGTTATTCCATCGACGGCGATGAACTGGTCGTCCGCATTCTGCACTACTTGCCATCGCAGAGCCGAGCTCCCAAGACGCTCACAATACACGTGATGGACGACTCGGGCGCCGTTTCGCAGACCGCCGATCTCACTTTGAGATTCAAGGTCGAGAATATCATTGATGTGCAGATTCGGGCTGTCAAAGAATTGTCCGACATGGACGGCACCGGCGAAAACGAGAACGTCACCAAAGAGATGCTGCAAGAATCGGACGCGTCGCTACTGCTCGCTTCCGCCGATATCGATAGCACCTTCTACTACGAGATCTGGATCTCGACTAACTACGGCGTCAACGATGCGGCGCCTGGCCGCGTCTATTTTGACGGCGCTAGTCTGATCAATCTAAACCTTCAATTTAATGAAGACTATCTCGACGTCTTAACAAACACGTATCAACAGATTGATGGGACCTTCGTCACCGGCTTTGGACCGTCCTTCACTTCACAAGGAAGCACCGGATATGCGGTGGGGCTCTTCGGCTTCCTGACAGACCTCAGCCGTGAGGCCGAAGACGATGAATTGCCCACCGTTACCGGCAACGGCGCCTTTTTGTTTCCCGAAGTTGCGTCGGGCGATTACCTCCGCTTTGCGTCGATCGGTTTCAAGTTGAACAATCCGCTGCCGATGGAGAACTTCAACGGCGAATTGATTAGCCTTTACTATGGAGATACGGTCGCCACCGGTGTTGAAGGCAACGGCGAACTCAAATTCTTACTTGATCCGACTGGATTCACCGGCGACGGCAGCCCGGTCATATTAGAGGACACCGAAATATCGCAGAATTCGGTCGTAAACTATAATCAGATTTCGGATGCCAGCACGCAGATGGAAGTCATCACCGACTTCTTGGTGTTTGAACTGAACAATTCGACCATTGGGTTGAACTTAGCAGATAGCAACATCAGCAACGCGGCAATGTTTGCACTTCAGGGCGTCGATAGCAATACCGCAAGCTTGAGCGGCAATCTTTACGTACAGGTCCTCAGTGCCGATGACATGGGCGCTCAATTCCGAATTGTTGCGGCTGATATCCTCGTATCGTCGCCAAACTCTTATCTCCCCGGTACGCCTGCTGAGGACAATCCGACGGATGCAGCACTAGGCAATTTCGGTTTGAATGCTTTCGATACGGACATAGCGATCCGTGAGATTTCATTCGTATTGAGTGAACCGATCACTTTAGACATCACCGGCGATATCTACGACACCAATAATCTGAGCGTGTTTGATACGTCCGATCTCGATCTCGTACTTTCATCGGGCACGGTTGAAACGGTGGCGGATGGTAAGATACCTGGTACTCACACGACCAGCGACGATCAGTTAATTCCATTGACCGGCGCCGACTTGGATCCCCACGGAGCCGAATCGGGTTCGGTCAGCGCGACAAACGTCGGCAGTGACAGCGATTTTTCCAACGACGACATTACGATCACTTTCTCGCTCGATCGCATGCTGGCGAATCAAACGTTCACTGATGGTGGACTCGACTCGCTCGTATTGCAGTTGTTCGCTGATATGACGATCACCGCAAGTCACAACAACAGCCCAGCGTTAATGGGCACGGTCTCCGCCAACGGTGGCCAGCCATTGGAAGCAGGGAGCGGCGTGTTCCTCTCGGTAGTTGACGCGCCGACCGCACTCGACGCGTCAGGGCAGATCGCCGCTTTGCCGGTCAGCGAAACCTGGCTGAGCGAATGGGACGGTTTCTGGGTCGAAATTTGGGCCAACACGGCTGACGCCGCCGGTATTCAAGCAGGCGCCGTCGACCTGAAATACAACACCGACCTCTTTACCGCGACGCGGATCGAGTATGCGTCGAAGTTTGATCAAAATCGTAGCGGCATGATCAATGACCATGCAGGGCAAATCACCAACGTCGGCAGCGGTACGGTTTCTAGCGATCTCGGCAAAGATGGTTTCGTCTTGCTCGGTCGCGTTCAATTCCAATCGCTGGCCGGCGATGGCCTGTCGGTAGAAGACGGCCTGCAATTTGGTCCGGCCGAACTGGGACTGGAAATCACCCGCGGAGAGTTGGAGCTTAGCGAAGTCGGTCTGGTCCGCGCCAGTACTGACGCGAACCCGAACATCGATGTTTGGGCCGTTCCTTACGACCTGGACGACGATGGCGTGATTTCGATGATCGACCTGTCGCAGTTCATTCGTCGCATCGGCACGTCGTCGATCGCGGTCGAAGATGCGATCTCGGCGGCCACCGACTTTAACAATGACGGCTACACGTCGCTCGTCGACCTATCCGACCTCATTCGCAACCTCGGCATCTCCAAGGCGAACGCGTCCAGCATCAAGTACCCGAGCTCGTTCACCCAACTGTGGGTCGGAGCCGGTCTGGTCACCAACGGCCCCGATACGATCGAATCGATCTTTACCGCGGCGAACAACGCTTGGGCCGAAGCGCTCGGCTTGGACAAACCGTTGGACGTACGCTTGGAAGTCACCAACCTGGGTGGAGCTCAATTGGGCGAAGCCAAGCTGGTTGGCTTGAATACCGAGGGTCTGCCGGTTCGCGGCGTATTGACCATTGACGACGACGGCGCCGGCTTCGGCTGGTCGACCGATCTCGAAAATGGCCCCGGCGGCGACCAGTACGACCTGTACACGGTGATGCTGCACGAACTGGGGCACTTGTACGGCTTCATGCCGCAGTACTCGGCGTTCGGTGAACATGTGACCGACTTTGAAGGAACGACGCTCTTTGTCGGCGACATGTACGCGGTCGAACTCGATTCGCGCGGCGAACATCTCGATGTCGACACCTACGCCAGCGACGTGATGAGCCCGTACTTGGCTCCTGGCATTCGGAAAGAGATTTCGGCGCTCGATACGCAGATGATTTTGACCGCCTATTCCTCGGCCGACTCGTCGACGACCATCGCCAGCCATGGCGCCGCGTTGACGGAACAATCGGCCGTTGAACAACCGGTGAATATCGTCAGCCCGGTTTCGGAAACGTCGACCGTGGATGTCAACGTGATCCCAACGGCGACCAGCTTTGTGCTGGGAGACAATGTCGCGAATCTGGCCGATGTCAGCGGTCGTACCGGCGTCCCGGTCGTGATGCCCGAAACGACTCGCCGAACTCTGGAACAAAGCGGCATCGCCTTTAAGACGTTGTCGAATTATTCGGCCGCCGAGTTTGACAATGTCTCGGAAGCGATGACCGAGGTCGAAACCTACTTCGATGACTCAACGCTGATCGAATCGACCATCTCGGACATCGATTCCGACGCGGACGACTCGAACGACGGGGATTCGATCGACGATCTGTTCGCCGAATGGGACGAGATCGAAATGGCCTAA